A region from the Treponema pallidum subsp. pallidum str. Nichols genome encodes:
- the mtaB gene encoding tRNA (N(6)-L-threonylcarbamoyladenosine(37)-C(2))-methylthiotransferase MtaB, with translation MFSVRIETLGCRLNHVESESLAALFLQEGFAVCRGNTSTAPVVLCVINTCTVTSKAEQKARRLVRLLLRTYPTAIALVTGCYAQLEPASLEAMDDRVLAFPGKQKDALSLLPSCLRALLVQRGPAPIDQYVCGMRALLASLKKKIISLELTSEFPSQTHMPTRNALPQLTGVPHAPRVSVSSFSEPTAVPRFALYAPRFLFHSRASIKVQDGCNSGCAFCRIRFARGRAVSLETHEVIGRVQALEARGMSEVVLTGVNLSQYRSGSIDFAGLLELIVQETHTIHIRISSLYPESVTSAFLRAIAHTRVSPHFHLSVQSGSDRVLRRMRRAYTRADIYQAVSDLRSVREEPFLGCDIIVGFPGETEEDFADTQRMCKTLRFAGIHVFPFSARPGTEAFAMDAKVPQRIAGERVAAMQQLAEKNYRAYLEYWNGRELCAVVEQSVARVLTENYLSLPIIERGGVAASAGSHVRIRVHNEGAILL, from the coding sequence GTGTTTTCCGTTCGCATCGAGACGCTTGGCTGTCGTCTGAATCATGTCGAGTCTGAGTCGCTGGCAGCGCTCTTCTTGCAGGAGGGCTTTGCGGTATGCCGTGGCAATACCTCCACTGCCCCAGTGGTTCTGTGTGTGATCAACACCTGCACGGTCACAAGTAAGGCAGAGCAAAAGGCGCGGCGCCTCGTTCGTCTCCTGTTGCGCACATATCCTACTGCAATAGCGCTTGTCACTGGATGTTATGCGCAGCTTGAGCCTGCTTCTCTTGAAGCCATGGATGATCGTGTCCTTGCTTTTCCAGGAAAACAAAAAGATGCCCTCAGCCTTCTGCCCTCGTGTCTCCGTGCGTTACTTGTGCAGCGTGGTCCTGCGCCGATAGATCAGTATGTATGCGGTATGCGTGCGCTGCTCGCTTCTTTGAAGAAAAAAATTATTTCTTTGGAACTAACGTCTGAGTTTCCATCGCAGACGCATATGCCCACAAGGAATGCCCTTCCTCAGTTAACCGGTGTGCCTCATGCGCCGCGCGTTTCTGTATCTTCGTTTTCAGAACCTACAGCCGTTCCCCGTTTTGCTTTGTATGCCCCTCGTTTTTTGTTCCACTCACGCGCAAGCATTAAGGTGCAGGACGGTTGTAACAGTGGATGCGCTTTTTGTCGCATTCGTTTTGCACGCGGTCGCGCTGTATCACTTGAAACACACGAGGTAATTGGGCGGGTGCAGGCCCTTGAAGCTCGTGGTATGAGCGAGGTTGTACTTACAGGGGTGAACTTGTCTCAGTATAGAAGTGGCAGTATAGATTTTGCGGGTTTATTAGAGTTGATTGTGCAGGAAACGCATACGATTCATATTAGAATTTCGAGTTTGTACCCAGAAAGCGTAACATCTGCTTTTTTGCGTGCTATTGCGCACACGCGCGTGTCGCCTCATTTTCATTTATCGGTTCAGTCGGGCAGTGATCGCGTGTTACGACGCATGCGACGCGCTTACACACGTGCGGACATTTATCAGGCAGTTTCCGATTTACGGAGTGTGCGTGAAGAACCCTTTTTGGGTTGTGACATAATCGTCGGCTTTCCAGGGGAAACAGAGGAAGATTTTGCAGACACCCAGCGTATGTGCAAAACTTTGCGTTTTGCAGGTATTCATGTATTTCCGTTTTCTGCACGCCCCGGTACAGAGGCGTTTGCTATGGATGCAAAAGTGCCTCAGCGTATTGCAGGAGAACGCGTTGCTGCAATGCAGCAACTGGCAGAGAAAAACTACCGTGCGTATTTGGAATATTGGAATGGGAGGGAACTATGTGCGGTGGTAGAACAGTCCGTCGCACGTGTTTTGACAGAAAATTATTTGAGCCTCCCAATCATTGAACGGGGTGGCGTCGCTGCCTCAGCAGGATCACACGTAAGGATTAGAGTTCATAACGAGGGTGCTATCCTCTTGTGA
- a CDS encoding 16S rRNA (uracil(1498)-N(3))-methyltransferase: MKQLLITAEPDSGGYVQLSGKDFHYMVRVRRARVGDTFTLRTQAGAQYSAVVSALDIHTRSLILHCTPMPPVDEKTQVTLVLLQWMPRARVFDAIVRHATELGTARIIPIRGERSLIRDEKDTQHARLQRIVREARQQSGSAVNTRVDTLHSLLGALHMLEQEFPYPSAVRIYCSEKHVGGSFHELLWTGRSTHCTAHRTPTEPNAPHNTPDVRAQAVILAVGAEGGFSDTEERTLHDAHFAPLHFRTNVLRVETAALYALAGAHLLLSEAALWNKRSW, translated from the coding sequence ATGAAACAATTGCTGATAACCGCAGAACCGGATTCCGGCGGGTATGTGCAGCTTTCAGGCAAGGATTTTCATTACATGGTGCGTGTTCGACGCGCACGCGTGGGGGATACATTCACCCTGCGTACGCAGGCCGGTGCGCAGTACAGCGCAGTAGTATCCGCTCTCGACATACATACGCGTTCACTAATCCTCCACTGCACGCCCATGCCCCCAGTGGATGAGAAAACGCAGGTAACGCTTGTGTTGCTTCAGTGGATGCCCCGTGCGCGCGTCTTTGACGCGATCGTTCGGCATGCGACAGAACTTGGAACTGCGCGCATCATACCGATTCGAGGAGAACGTTCGCTCATCCGCGATGAAAAAGACACCCAGCATGCACGCTTGCAGCGCATCGTGCGGGAAGCGCGTCAACAGTCTGGTTCTGCCGTGAACACCCGTGTGGACACGCTCCACAGCCTCCTTGGCGCACTGCATATGCTCGAGCAGGAATTTCCTTATCCTTCTGCAGTGCGTATCTATTGCAGTGAAAAACACGTGGGAGGTTCCTTTCACGAACTGCTTTGGACAGGACGTTCTACACACTGCACCGCGCACCGTACGCCCACAGAGCCAAATGCGCCGCACAACACGCCGGATGTGCGCGCGCAGGCGGTTATACTTGCAGTAGGCGCTGAAGGCGGTTTTTCTGATACAGAAGAGCGCACGCTTCATGACGCGCACTTTGCACCCCTGCACTTTCGCACGAATGTGCTGCGCGTAGAAACGGCCGCGCTCTATGCTCTTGCAGGCGCACATCTCCTTCTTAGTGAGGCAGCACTATGGAACAAACGCAGCTGGTAA
- a CDS encoding S41 family peptidase — MSVLRLFALLVCCLITSAAPFPTWTAAYLPQSSEEDERMQTVQDVYEFLRKYYVDEVDPHILYKGALEGMINSLQDPYTTFVESDSISGVNLQDTTKGFFGGIGVVISKSRTSTPGKPAYVEVTAAIEDTPSWKGGIRPRDLIVKIGTMSTDTMTMDEVLKKLRGPIGTKVTLVVKRGTKIFRPFTLTRAKIEIPTVKYAKIDPNIAYVRLIEFNPVTATRMVETVTELRRQGCDRLILDLRNNPGGLITAAVDVTSSFIPSGTVVTTKSRVQGHSITFSVNARAQKLPPSMPVIVLINRDSASASEIVSGALKDHKRAYLVGQTTYGKGVVQQVFDLNERESLKMTISRYYTPSDANIDKSGIPPDLEVRETEFTPEEEEALVSLFKSEKVKLFAEQNRTMNSERIKQYARGLAREFKLRSILVEKLIAQEYHRHNASFVYDLEYDEQLRKAVELIRTQDIHALVARTKTVKELQEGIQEKKKVS; from the coding sequence ATGAGTGTTCTGAGACTGTTTGCGCTCCTCGTCTGTTGTCTGATCACCAGCGCAGCTCCCTTCCCCACATGGACTGCCGCTTATTTGCCACAGTCTTCCGAGGAAGACGAGCGCATGCAGACGGTGCAGGATGTCTACGAATTCCTCCGCAAATACTACGTCGACGAGGTAGACCCCCACATCCTCTACAAGGGGGCACTAGAAGGCATGATTAACTCTCTTCAGGACCCTTACACAACCTTCGTCGAAAGCGACAGCATCAGCGGCGTTAATCTCCAAGACACTACCAAGGGTTTCTTTGGCGGCATCGGCGTTGTCATTTCTAAGTCCAGAACATCCACTCCGGGCAAACCCGCCTACGTGGAAGTGACCGCCGCCATTGAAGACACTCCTTCCTGGAAAGGAGGAATCAGACCGAGGGACCTCATCGTCAAAATCGGCACCATGAGCACTGACACCATGACTATGGACGAGGTTTTAAAGAAACTACGGGGGCCGATAGGCACCAAGGTGACTCTTGTTGTCAAACGGGGTACAAAGATTTTCCGACCATTCACCCTCACCCGTGCGAAAATTGAAATTCCCACTGTTAAGTACGCAAAAATCGATCCAAACATCGCGTACGTGCGCCTCATAGAGTTCAACCCAGTCACCGCTACCCGCATGGTAGAAACCGTTACCGAACTGCGTAGGCAAGGTTGCGACCGTCTCATTCTCGACCTGCGCAACAATCCAGGCGGCCTTATCACCGCCGCAGTGGACGTTACCAGCTCATTCATTCCCTCCGGAACCGTTGTAACCACTAAGTCACGCGTGCAGGGACACTCCATAACGTTCAGCGTTAACGCACGTGCGCAGAAGCTACCTCCGTCTATGCCTGTGATTGTTCTCATCAACAGGGATTCTGCGTCCGCTTCAGAAATCGTTTCAGGTGCGCTAAAAGACCACAAGCGCGCATATCTGGTCGGCCAAACCACATACGGAAAGGGAGTCGTGCAGCAAGTCTTTGACCTCAATGAACGGGAGAGTTTGAAAATGACTATCTCACGCTACTACACCCCAAGCGACGCAAATATCGATAAGAGCGGCATTCCGCCGGACCTCGAGGTACGAGAAACAGAGTTTACTCCCGAGGAAGAAGAGGCACTTGTCAGTCTATTTAAGTCTGAAAAAGTGAAACTCTTTGCAGAGCAGAACCGTACCATGAACTCCGAACGCATAAAACAGTATGCACGTGGCCTGGCACGCGAATTTAAACTCCGATCAATACTGGTGGAAAAGCTCATCGCACAGGAGTATCACCGGCACAATGCGTCTTTTGTATATGACTTAGAATATGATGAACAGCTGCGAAAGGCGGTGGAGTTGATACGCACACAGGATATTCACGCGCTGGTGGCGCGTACTAAAACGGTCAAAGAATTGCAAGAGGGAATACAGGAAAAAAAGAAGGTATCTTGA
- a CDS encoding WecB/TagA/CpsF family glycosyltransferase has product MEQTQLVTRIEFLSVPLDVVREEYLCTVILSLLEKKEPQHIIFLSLWDVLKARHNHEFRTMVGRAALCLPTSYSIVRGARFLGLPTPIFRHPFQFIITLLNVMDTHYKSLYLFGGRGQSLLEAERNVHSTFPGLSVVGRFHGFYRKTLENNIITAIVKSNASLVIVGNGVPGGVRWIARNRAHFAGGIFVQDSEVIDIFSKRRKRPRAKELLHGRSPWGQTLHPLRWHRSVRYVWYIFLLLFYRIFRTK; this is encoded by the coding sequence ATGGAACAAACGCAGCTGGTAACGCGCATTGAGTTCCTTTCCGTACCCCTTGATGTGGTGCGTGAAGAGTATCTGTGCACCGTCATTCTCTCCCTGTTAGAAAAAAAAGAGCCGCAGCACATTATATTTCTTTCTCTCTGGGACGTGCTAAAGGCACGGCATAATCACGAGTTCCGCACCATGGTAGGCCGCGCAGCGTTGTGTCTGCCCACATCCTACAGTATTGTGCGCGGTGCACGCTTTTTGGGATTGCCGACACCTATCTTTCGGCACCCGTTTCAATTCATCATCACCTTGCTCAACGTTATGGACACGCACTACAAATCACTCTACTTGTTCGGCGGTCGGGGACAGAGTCTGCTCGAGGCGGAGCGTAACGTGCATTCTACCTTTCCCGGACTGAGCGTGGTAGGTCGATTTCACGGCTTTTATCGTAAGACGTTAGAAAACAACATTATCACGGCAATTGTAAAATCCAACGCATCGCTGGTAATTGTCGGCAATGGGGTACCAGGAGGCGTACGATGGATTGCGCGCAATCGCGCACACTTCGCCGGTGGCATTTTTGTGCAAGACAGCGAGGTTATCGACATTTTCTCAAAACGGCGCAAACGACCACGCGCAAAAGAACTGTTACACGGACGCAGTCCCTGGGGACAAACACTGCATCCATTGCGCTGGCACAGGAGCGTGCGATACGTATGGTATATCTTTCTCTTGCTTTTCTACCGTATATTCCGCACGAAGTGA
- a CDS encoding CCA tRNA nucleotidyltransferase codes for MLSSCEFLIRSGDSLLLEKNEHAVEREEGSVRVFPVCPLLREVSERFIRAGFCIYVVGGAVRDFLLNRSAHDWDLATDAPPERVRMLFRRTVPTGIEHGTVTILFRGHSIECTTFRVESDYSDRRHPDSVCFAARIEDDLARRDFTVNAFAAALPSGEIIDVCGGYADLRNGLICSVGDAHARFSEDALRPLRAVRFAAQLSFSIEARTREAIIALRAHTARISRERVRDELSKMLCTPRPSIALRLMEETGLLHTLFPALAQVCGRNEGEEKETQDSLQVSPQQRRDARTFAACAFAACDRVPAELAVRLAALLFPLAHYRTLPASGTGAALFICPPALAEARELLRGLKYPNYLTAQVCHLVAHARFTPHECWSEGTLRRFVVTVGTTQLESLCVLRRAYLADDDYRISAQPGVSCENAREGKKMQEQFEIFVTRVRRVAAQLPVHGIRDLAVNGRDLIAQGIPPGPTIGHILNALFDMVLMQPSRNTRPQLLEHAQEIVRTMAQN; via the coding sequence GTGCTATCCTCTTGTGAGTTTCTGATTCGCAGTGGAGATTCATTGTTGTTAGAAAAAAACGAGCATGCAGTAGAGCGTGAGGAAGGGTCTGTGCGCGTGTTTCCTGTCTGTCCGCTGCTGCGTGAAGTGAGTGAGCGTTTCATCCGTGCAGGATTTTGCATTTATGTTGTCGGGGGTGCTGTGCGTGACTTTCTCCTGAACCGCAGTGCTCATGATTGGGATCTTGCAACTGACGCTCCCCCTGAGCGTGTGCGTATGCTTTTTAGACGCACGGTTCCTACTGGTATTGAACACGGCACTGTTACAATTCTTTTCAGAGGGCATTCTATTGAGTGCACTACGTTCCGTGTTGAGTCGGATTATTCCGATAGGAGACATCCGGATTCTGTTTGCTTTGCCGCGCGCATTGAGGACGATTTGGCAAGGCGCGACTTCACTGTCAATGCTTTCGCTGCCGCGCTCCCCTCGGGGGAAATCATCGACGTATGTGGCGGTTACGCCGATTTGCGTAACGGTCTTATCTGTAGCGTTGGGGATGCACATGCTAGATTTTCTGAAGATGCGTTGCGTCCTTTGCGTGCTGTGCGTTTTGCAGCGCAGTTATCTTTTTCCATCGAAGCGCGCACGCGTGAAGCAATTATCGCGCTACGCGCTCATACTGCACGTATTTCTCGTGAGCGGGTGCGTGATGAACTTTCTAAGATGCTTTGTACTCCCCGTCCGAGTATTGCGCTCCGCCTAATGGAAGAGACTGGATTGCTGCACACACTTTTTCCTGCGCTGGCGCAGGTGTGTGGGAGAAACGAAGGGGAGGAGAAGGAGACGCAGGACAGTCTGCAGGTTTCACCGCAGCAACGACGTGACGCTCGCACCTTTGCTGCGTGCGCGTTTGCTGCGTGCGATCGGGTGCCTGCAGAGCTTGCGGTCCGCCTTGCAGCACTTCTCTTTCCGCTGGCTCACTATCGTACGCTTCCTGCTTCAGGAACGGGGGCAGCGTTGTTTATATGCCCTCCTGCACTTGCTGAAGCGCGCGAGCTTTTGCGTGGCCTGAAGTACCCGAATTACCTGACGGCTCAGGTGTGTCACTTGGTTGCACACGCGCGTTTTACTCCACACGAATGTTGGTCTGAAGGAACGCTCCGTCGTTTCGTTGTGACGGTAGGTACTACTCAGCTAGAATCGCTGTGTGTCCTGCGGCGTGCCTATCTTGCTGATGACGATTACCGCATATCTGCTCAGCCTGGAGTGTCCTGCGAGAATGCGCGGGAAGGAAAAAAAATGCAGGAACAGTTTGAAATATTCGTAACACGCGTGCGCAGGGTCGCCGCACAATTGCCTGTGCACGGCATACGCGACCTTGCGGTGAACGGACGCGACTTGATAGCGCAGGGCATTCCCCCAGGTCCCACCATAGGGCACATCCTGAACGCACTGTTTGATATGGTCCTCATGCAACCGTCGCGCAACACGCGTCCGCAGCTTTTGGAACATGCGCAGGAGATTGTGCGCACCATGGCGCAGAATTAG
- a CDS encoding deoxycytidylate deaminase: MGQREELVTRPSWDEYFMEVCHAIAKRATCDRGRAGCVIARDHHLLVTGYAGAPRGLLHCDEHGHQLRTVQHEDGTCTQHCVRTVHAEQNALCQAARLGIGLEGATLYCTMTPCRTCAMLIINCGIVRVVAEKRYQTATESIMLFAQAQIALEHIYQNPAEYGTPS, from the coding sequence ATGGGACAACGTGAGGAGTTGGTTACGCGACCGAGTTGGGATGAGTATTTTATGGAAGTGTGTCATGCAATTGCCAAGCGTGCCACCTGCGATCGCGGACGCGCAGGCTGCGTCATAGCGCGCGATCACCATCTGCTTGTAACTGGGTATGCAGGCGCACCGCGAGGTCTCCTGCATTGTGACGAACATGGACACCAGCTACGCACGGTGCAGCATGAAGACGGGACGTGCACGCAGCATTGCGTTCGCACCGTGCACGCAGAGCAAAACGCCCTCTGCCAGGCAGCGCGTTTGGGCATCGGTCTAGAGGGCGCAACACTCTACTGTACCATGACACCGTGCCGCACCTGTGCAATGCTCATCATTAACTGCGGCATTGTGCGTGTCGTTGCTGAGAAGCGTTATCAGACTGCGACAGAAAGTATCATGCTGTTTGCACAAGCACAGATCGCGCTTGAGCACATATACCAAAATCCTGCTGAGTACGGCACCCCCTCATAG
- a CDS encoding ParA family protein, translated as MGKTLVFVNQKGGVGKTTSAINLGAYLALAGKKTLLVDFDPQGNMSSGLGLARGLTVYDLLAGKAHINSVLRTTPVHNLFAIPASIDLSGATVELVDEQDRELYLKKILAEVKDTYDFILIDCPPSLGILTLNGLAAANEVFIPLQCEYFALEGLTLLLQTVKRVQSGLNTALSIGGIFFTMYDTRTKLAQEVVKQVTTYFGDKVFNTIIPRNVKLSEAPSHGLPISSYDAQCAGARSYEKLAREIVARDGQR; from the coding sequence ATGGGTAAAACCTTGGTGTTCGTAAATCAAAAGGGAGGGGTGGGTAAGACAACCTCTGCCATTAACTTGGGTGCGTATTTAGCGCTTGCAGGAAAGAAAACCTTGCTCGTTGATTTTGATCCTCAAGGGAACATGTCCTCGGGTCTCGGCTTAGCTAGAGGGTTGACCGTGTATGATCTTCTTGCAGGTAAGGCACACATCAACAGCGTGCTGCGCACTACACCAGTGCATAACCTTTTTGCTATCCCCGCTTCCATCGATCTTTCTGGCGCGACGGTGGAACTAGTAGATGAACAAGACCGCGAGCTCTACCTTAAAAAGATATTGGCAGAAGTAAAAGACACGTACGACTTTATCCTGATTGATTGTCCGCCCTCGCTGGGTATCCTCACATTGAATGGACTTGCAGCGGCAAACGAGGTGTTCATCCCATTGCAGTGTGAGTATTTTGCACTTGAAGGCCTCACACTCTTACTGCAGACGGTAAAGCGTGTACAAAGTGGTCTGAATACCGCGCTTTCGATCGGAGGCATCTTCTTTACCATGTATGATACTAGAACTAAGCTGGCGCAAGAAGTGGTTAAGCAAGTGACAACCTATTTTGGGGACAAGGTGTTCAATACTATCATTCCTCGCAACGTAAAGTTATCCGAAGCCCCTTCGCACGGGTTACCCATTAGTTCTTACGATGCACAGTGCGCAGGGGCACGGAGTTATGAGAAGCTTGCACGGGAAATAGTGGCACGCGATGGGCAAAGATAA
- a CDS encoding ParB/RepB/Spo0J family partition protein, which produces MGKDKLGKGIDALLQESSDRYDVRDSGGVQTVHYLDPTLLQANPHQARRTFAQESLEELAASIREHGVIQPVLAEKNQDGSWVIIAGERRTRAAILAGLNRIPVIVRTCDHEKKLAIALIENVQRENLNPLEEARAYQHIMDLGNLSHEELAQRVGKNRSTITNALRLLKLPPEVQQSLSSRTLSAGHARALLSLTDMQLCVSVAQYVVTHALSVRAAEECVACLNRGGSLHDYAGARAHTAASSPSPGGSATDITRLPPSSPSTDAQLDARIRNADIADIEQQLLEQLGTKVRISGNLQRGRIEITYFSQAELERLYGLLKAH; this is translated from the coding sequence ATGGGCAAAGATAAATTAGGCAAAGGCATTGACGCGCTGCTGCAAGAAAGCTCAGATCGATACGATGTTCGTGATTCAGGCGGTGTGCAGACTGTACACTATCTTGATCCCACGCTGCTGCAGGCGAATCCACATCAGGCGCGTCGCACCTTTGCGCAGGAATCTCTCGAGGAGCTTGCCGCGTCTATTCGTGAGCACGGGGTAATCCAGCCAGTCCTTGCGGAAAAAAACCAGGACGGAAGCTGGGTCATTATCGCGGGGGAGCGTAGAACACGCGCTGCCATCCTTGCGGGGTTGAATCGGATACCTGTTATCGTGCGCACCTGCGATCATGAAAAAAAGCTTGCCATCGCGCTCATTGAAAATGTTCAGCGAGAAAACCTGAATCCCCTGGAAGAGGCGCGCGCCTATCAACATATCATGGATCTGGGTAATTTAAGTCATGAAGAGCTCGCACAGCGGGTTGGAAAAAACCGCAGTACCATTACCAATGCGCTGCGTCTTTTAAAACTGCCTCCTGAAGTTCAGCAGTCGCTTTCGTCTCGAACGCTGAGCGCAGGGCATGCGCGCGCACTTCTGTCACTCACCGACATGCAGTTGTGTGTAAGCGTTGCTCAGTATGTAGTTACCCATGCGTTGTCTGTACGTGCCGCAGAGGAGTGCGTTGCATGTCTTAATCGTGGCGGAAGTTTGCACGATTACGCTGGAGCTCGCGCGCACACGGCGGCGTCTTCCCCTTCACCCGGCGGTTCTGCTACAGACATCACCCGCCTTCCTCCTTCTTCCCCATCGACGGATGCGCAATTAGATGCGCGCATACGTAACGCAGACATCGCAGACATTGAACAGCAATTGTTGGAACAACTGGGAACCAAGGTGCGCATCAGTGGGAATTTACAACGGGGGAGAATTGAGATCACGTATTTCTCCCAAGCAGAATTAGAAAGACTCTACGGGTTGCTCAAGGCGCACTAA